The following proteins come from a genomic window of Aequorivita marisscotiae:
- a CDS encoding gliding motility-associated C-terminal domain-containing protein, whose translation MKKFLFSIALFMSFTLCIKAQTSNEGILYVSEDTKFSTVERFNNLNTGSFYNDGNTFIYSHFNNEGVIDFYQNTGITRFIGRSDQMISGSKVSYLFNTLFNNTSNSVPFLLSGSIHISGEADFFEGIVDNDNFGGAITFNTNANHINTSDYSHVDGLVNKFGNTEFTYPIGDGGYYRFGGISAPASNSAVFDGKFYFENSNDQYPHDLKAGIILEIDNQEYWTIEKESSASEDLLITLSWRDVTTPATMISAAERETLTIVRWDEPTNMWVNEGGVINMGNQTVTAAATGYGVFTFGRLVEGEVLGCSSLAIYNAVSPNDDGMNDYFRIEATDNCARDMHVLIFNRWGVKVFETDNYGPDGDVFDGTSTGRVTIKSKDRLPTGTYFYILNYEYGDPALGNRHKQTGFLYLN comes from the coding sequence ATGAAGAAGTTTCTATTTTCCATCGCTCTTTTTATGTCTTTTACCTTGTGTATAAAGGCCCAAACTTCTAACGAAGGCATACTCTACGTAAGTGAAGATACCAAGTTTTCAACAGTTGAACGATTTAACAACCTAAATACAGGTTCGTTCTATAATGACGGAAATACATTTATTTATAGTCACTTTAATAATGAAGGCGTTATAGATTTTTACCAGAATACGGGTATTACACGATTTATAGGAAGGTCAGACCAAATGATTAGCGGCTCAAAAGTAAGTTATCTTTTTAACACATTGTTTAATAATACTAGCAATTCCGTGCCATTTCTACTATCGGGAAGTATTCACATTTCTGGTGAGGCCGATTTTTTTGAAGGAATTGTAGATAATGATAATTTTGGAGGAGCCATTACTTTTAACACCAATGCGAACCACATAAATACCTCAGACTACAGTCACGTAGATGGTTTGGTTAATAAATTTGGAAACACTGAGTTTACCTACCCCATTGGTGATGGAGGATATTATCGTTTCGGTGGAATTTCTGCTCCCGCAAGTAATTCCGCAGTTTTTGATGGTAAATTTTATTTTGAAAATTCAAATGATCAATATCCACATGATTTAAAAGCTGGAATAATTTTAGAAATAGACAACCAAGAATATTGGACTATAGAAAAAGAATCTTCGGCTAGCGAAGATCTCTTAATAACTTTATCGTGGCGCGACGTAACAACGCCAGCAACAATGATTTCGGCCGCCGAACGAGAAACCTTAACAATAGTACGTTGGGACGAACCTACCAATATGTGGGTAAATGAAGGTGGCGTCATAAATATGGGTAATCAAACTGTTACGGCTGCGGCTACAGGCTATGGGGTTTTTACCTTTGGCAGGTTGGTTGAAGGTGAAGTTTTAGGCTGTAGTAGCCTTGCCATCTATAATGCCGTGAGTCCGAATGACGATGGTATGAATGATTATTTCCGAATTGAAGCAACCGACAATTGCGCACGCGATATGCACGTGTTAATATTTAACCGTTGGGGGGTAAAAGTATTTGAAACAGATAATTACGGTCCCGACGGCGATGTGTTTGACGGCACTTCAACGGGTAGGGTTACCATAAAATCTAAAGATCGTTTACCCACAGGAACATACTTTTACATATTAAATTACGAATACGGCGATCCTGCATTAGGCAATAGACACAAACAAACCGGATTTCTATATTTAAACTAA
- a CDS encoding Ig-like domain-containing protein: MKIIKRFSYIKSLYITLVFIVFSALSVSAQSNAPSIQSGVRFQWSDTQTVGSDPATIRSITVNGNVYKLFVVPTSYQLTRQGPSPSSNNIRRNGTVVVNNSTSPNWGSSALAAFRDKNLNHYFESNPNGANLCDNFTELANNTTAQQQTLFYNPAIPSNSGGIVAITERNANNCFHIEVFGTPANGGSDRSLGQTFVNQDATQWGFGGTGSSGNIGTPGAMNPPNPGSDYWLSDRVLEGNNTIGIALFHLNDIAEEGSLIKRVQITAATVDHGDGKFFILQSYAKNDNYKTKWNSPYSGNVAINDPTPTGSTYSLINGSGPNHGTLNFNANGTFTYIPNNGFTGVDSFEYRLCLPSPNTSTCDTARVIIRVIPDTDGDGYHDEDDLDDDNDGILDTDEQELLNCTTVVNPKFGTSQGPLPFSSGANVNNPQVGDVFKYNNVSPGGIHALVTIVSSTDTKIVALDVPGSTDGDDDAFQPLINHASPESYTEFKIDFVKGGSNVPAELNSYVVTAMDNDGNEFVSFKDGHSTGVIIDSPSNNQPFYGPAILNGFSQGYVSNGLTANGITTDPKFQVSAVYSLTNTVSFRFGSTASSSANHSISMSPCLPKTFWVNKPNLYANLDTDEDGTPNHLDLDSDADGCYDSLEGDGGIIVNQLNANGSITGNVDVNGVPLLVNGGQADISAKNRRINACNGTVTGLVYHDINGDGTQNGSETGFTSPVTVFADLNSNGTLDAGEPSATTAANGTYTITNVPAGNIDIVVATSTLPSGATLTEGTEPTNVTVTPSGTVSAGKDGYSTVGVVTGTVYNDENGDGTQNGSETGFTSPVTVFADLNNNGTLDAGEPSATTAANGTYTITNVPAGSVNIVVNTSTVPAGFILSEGTEPTNVTVIGGGNVNAGKDGYKNPLIAVNDSYTTTYLQGLNGITFSGILDNDVLNGTSPINPSTVNISSTPTGPLTIDSATGDVIVAVGTLPGIYTIDYTICQTAFPTNCKTATVTVTVGKRNLLISNPHIYQKVKDN, translated from the coding sequence ATGAAAATCATTAAAAGATTCTCTTATATAAAATCGCTATACATAACTTTAGTGTTTATTGTATTTTCTGCTCTATCTGTTTCTGCCCAAAGCAATGCACCAAGTATTCAGTCAGGCGTCAGATTTCAATGGAGTGATACCCAAACAGTAGGTTCAGACCCAGCTACAATTAGAAGTATAACGGTAAACGGAAATGTTTATAAACTTTTTGTGGTACCTACAAGTTATCAATTAACAAGACAAGGACCCAGTCCGAGTTCTAATAATATTAGACGAAATGGAACCGTAGTTGTAAACAATAGTACAAGTCCGAATTGGGGATCGTCTGCACTTGCGGCATTTCGAGATAAAAACTTAAACCACTACTTTGAATCCAATCCAAATGGTGCTAATTTATGCGACAATTTTACTGAATTGGCCAATAATACGACCGCACAACAACAAACCTTATTTTACAATCCAGCAATACCATCTAATAGTGGTGGAATAGTTGCCATAACTGAAAGAAATGCTAATAACTGTTTTCATATAGAGGTATTTGGCACTCCAGCGAATGGAGGTTCCGACAGATCTTTGGGGCAAACTTTTGTTAATCAAGATGCAACACAATGGGGGTTTGGAGGTACAGGTTCTTCCGGAAATATTGGAACACCGGGCGCAATGAATCCACCAAATCCTGGATCAGATTATTGGTTATCTGACCGTGTTTTAGAAGGAAATAATACTATTGGTATTGCCTTGTTTCATTTAAACGATATAGCTGAAGAGGGTTCGCTAATAAAAAGAGTGCAAATAACCGCTGCTACTGTAGATCACGGTGATGGAAAATTTTTCATATTACAGTCGTATGCAAAAAATGACAACTATAAAACTAAATGGAACAGTCCGTATAGCGGAAATGTTGCAATTAACGATCCTACTCCAACTGGTTCTACGTACAGTCTGATTAATGGTTCAGGACCAAATCATGGCACTTTGAATTTTAACGCTAATGGAACCTTTACCTACATTCCCAATAATGGTTTTACAGGTGTTGATAGTTTTGAGTATAGATTGTGTTTGCCGAGTCCTAATACTTCAACTTGTGACACTGCAAGGGTAATTATACGAGTTATACCAGATACTGATGGTGATGGCTATCATGACGAAGACGATTTAGATGACGATAACGATGGTATTTTAGACACTGATGAACAAGAACTGCTAAATTGCACAACTGTTGTAAATCCTAAGTTTGGCACCAGTCAAGGCCCACTTCCCTTTTCGTCAGGCGCCAATGTAAATAATCCTCAAGTCGGTGATGTTTTTAAGTACAATAATGTTAGTCCGGGCGGCATACATGCTCTTGTAACAATTGTATCTTCTACAGATACAAAAATTGTTGCGCTAGATGTTCCGGGATCTACGGATGGAGACGACGATGCTTTTCAACCGCTTATAAATCACGCGTCTCCCGAAAGTTACACTGAATTTAAAATTGATTTTGTAAAAGGAGGATCAAATGTTCCTGCCGAATTAAATAGTTATGTAGTAACGGCAATGGACAACGATGGAAACGAATTTGTTTCGTTTAAAGATGGACATTCTACGGGCGTAATTATTGACTCACCCTCTAATAACCAACCATTCTACGGGCCTGCAATTCTAAATGGATTTTCCCAAGGATATGTAAGTAACGGACTTACAGCGAATGGAATTACCACAGATCCTAAATTTCAAGTATCGGCTGTTTATTCACTAACTAATACAGTAAGTTTTAGGTTCGGATCCACAGCATCCAGTAGTGCTAACCATTCAATATCTATGTCTCCATGCCTGCCGAAAACATTTTGGGTTAATAAACCAAACCTTTATGCAAATCTTGATACAGATGAAGATGGCACCCCAAATCATCTAGATTTAGATAGTGATGCTGATGGGTGTTATGATTCATTAGAAGGCGATGGCGGTATTATAGTTAATCAACTAAATGCAAATGGAAGTATTACTGGGAACGTAGATGTAAACGGAGTTCCTCTTTTAGTAAACGGAGGACAAGCAGACATTAGTGCCAAAAATAGAAGAATTAACGCTTGTAATGGAACAGTAACCGGATTAGTATATCATGATATCAACGGCGACGGAACTCAGAACGGTTCCGAAACTGGCTTTACATCGCCAGTAACTGTATTTGCAGATCTTAACAGCAATGGAACTTTAGATGCAGGTGAACCTTCGGCTACAACTGCCGCTAATGGAACGTATACCATTACTAATGTTCCAGCCGGAAATATAGATATTGTAGTAGCTACTTCTACCCTGCCCTCAGGTGCTACCTTAACAGAAGGAACCGAACCAACAAATGTTACTGTAACACCAAGCGGAACTGTAAGTGCAGGAAAAGACGGATATTCAACGGTTGGGGTTGTAACCGGAACTGTATATAATGATGAAAACGGTGACGGTACTCAAAATGGATCGGAAACCGGATTTACTTCGCCAGTGACTGTTTTTGCCGATTTAAATAACAATGGCACCCTCGATGCAGGTGAACCAAGTGCAACAACCGCTGCTAATGGAACATACACTATCACGAATGTTCCCGCAGGCTCGGTAAATATTGTTGTTAACACTTCAACTGTGCCCGCAGGTTTTATATTGTCTGAAGGAACGGAACCTACAAACGTTACCGTAATAGGAGGTGGAAATGTGAACGCAGGAAAAGATGGGTATAAAAATCCACTAATAGCCGTAAACGACAGTTATACTACTACTTACCTACAAGGTCTTAATGGTATCACATTTAGTGGAATATTGGATAATGACGTACTAAATGGAACGTCACCAATTAACCCTTCAACCGTAAATATTTCATCTACTCCCACAGGACCTCTAACCATAGATTCAGCTACAGGAGATGTTATTGTGGCGGTGGGAACATTGCCCGGAATTTATACTATAGATTATACTATTTGCCAGACCGCATTCCCTACAAATTGTAAAACTGCTACAGTTACAGTTACGGTAGGAAAGCGTAATTTATTGATATCGAATCCACATATTTATCAAAAAGTAAAAGATAATTAA